In Malania oleifera isolate guangnan ecotype guangnan chromosome 8, ASM2987363v1, whole genome shotgun sequence, a single window of DNA contains:
- the LOC131162214 gene encoding pentatricopeptide repeat-containing protein At2g01860 isoform X2: protein MIVSIVQYPATAIRISLPQAFSLSTCGRKFSNASRMMFMVQFGTRVYCRKLPKNLCHPQQSKLPPDPGVNIFLKNRGTSIDPTATDLVGTESLDLVDGCLDGYEEEEEEEEEDDGKKEDNVWESDEIDAISSLFQGRVPQKPGKLSRVRPLPLSLPHKLRPVGLPTSKRRVRVASSSAFCLGASLSKKLYKNPDFLIGLAREIRSLPEEQDVSKFLNKWVHVLQKGSLSLTIRELGHMGLPERALQTFCWVQKQPQLFPDDRVLASTVEVLAGTRHLKLPFNLARVASLASGSVIEAMVRGFIRGRNLNLAWKLLMIAKDGNKMLDSSIYAKLILELGKNPDKQMLVLSLLDELGEREDLQLSQQDCTSVMKVCARLGRYNVVESLFNWYKQSGHNPSVVMYTNVIQSRYLERKYREALALVWEMEALNYLFDLPAYRVVIKLFVALNDLPRTVRYFSKLKEAGFSPTYDIYRDVIKIYMVSGRLAKCKEVCKEVEAAGFKLEKQLRVGIIET from the coding sequence ATGATTGTTTCCATTGTGCAATATCCAGCAACAGCAATTCGAATTTCTCTACCCCAGGCATTCAGCCTATCAACATGTGGACGGAAATTTTCTAATGCTAGCAGGATGATGTTCATGGTGCAGTTTGGTACCAGAGTTTACTGCAGGAAACTACCCAAAAATCTTTGCCATCCTCAACAGAGCAAGCTTCCCCCAGATCCTGGGGTCAATATATTCTTGAAAAATAGAGGCACTAGTATTGACCCAACCGCAACAGATTTAGTTGGTACTGAAAGTCTTGATTTAGTTGATGGATGTCTCGATGGTTatgaagaggaagaggaagaagaggaagaggatgatgGAAAAAAGGAAGATAATGTCTGGGAATCGGACGAAATTGATGCAATTTCATCCCTTTTTCAAGGGAGAGTACCTCAAAAACCTGGAAAATTGAGTAGAGTAAGGCCTCTTCCACTATCACTGCCTCACAAGCTTCGACCAGTAGGACTTCCTACATCAAAGAGACGTGTGAGAGTGGCTTCTTCATCAGCATTCTGTTTAGGGGCATCTCTTTCGAAGAAACTTTACAAAAATCCAGATTTTCTTATTGGTCTAGCCCGAGAGATTAGAAGCCTTCCTGAGGAACAAGATGTGTCTAAATTTCTCAACAAATGGGTTCATGTCCTGCAAAAGGGATCCTTGTCATTAACAATTCGGGAATTGGGTCACATGGGTCTTCCTGAGCGAGCTCTGCAGACCTTCTGTTGGGTGCAGAAGCAACCCCAGCTCTTCCCAGATGACAGGGTACTTGCTTCAACTGTTGAGGTTCTGGCAGGGACGCGTCACTTAAAGTTGCCATTCAACCTGGCCAGGGTGGCTAGTTTGGCCAGTGGAAGCGTAATAGAGGCAATGGTGAGGGGCTTCATCAGAGGGAGAAACTTGAATCTTGCTTGGAAGCTTCTAATGATTGCCAAGGATGGTAATAAAATGTTGGACTCCAGCATTTATGCTAAGCTAATATTAGAACTTGGAAAGAACCCAGATAAACAAATGCTTGTACTGTCCTTGCTTGATGAGCTTGGGGAAAGAGAAGATTTGCAATTGAGCCAGCAAGACTGTACGTCTGTGATGAAAGTTTGCGCAAGGCTTGGGAGATATAACGTTGTGGAGAGTCTTTTCAACTGGTATAAACAATCTGGGCACAATCCAAGCGTGGTTATGTACACTAATGTCATTCAGAGTCGCTATCTTGAGAGAAAATATCGGGAGGCACTGGCGTTGGTTTGGGAAATGGAGGCTTTGAACTATCTCTTTGATCTTCCAGCCTATCGTGTGGTTATAAAGCTTTTTGTTGCTCTGAATGATCTGCCTAGGACCGTGAGGTATTTCTCAAAACTTAAGGAAGCAGGTTTCTCTCCAACCTACGACATATACAGGGATGTGATCAAAATTTACATGGTTTCGGGAAGGTTGGCAAAGTGCAAGGAAGTTTGCAAGGAGGTAGAGGCAGCAGGTTTCAAGTTGGAGAAACAGTTAAGAGTTGGAATTATTGAGACTTGA
- the LOC131162214 gene encoding pentatricopeptide repeat-containing protein At2g01860 isoform X1, with product MFITLFALPRNILHSLFGEHLISAFLYLARIQFEGIESMIVSIVQYPATAIRISLPQAFSLSTCGRKFSNASRMMFMVQFGTRVYCRKLPKNLCHPQQSKLPPDPGVNIFLKNRGTSIDPTATDLVGTESLDLVDGCLDGYEEEEEEEEEDDGKKEDNVWESDEIDAISSLFQGRVPQKPGKLSRVRPLPLSLPHKLRPVGLPTSKRRVRVASSSAFCLGASLSKKLYKNPDFLIGLAREIRSLPEEQDVSKFLNKWVHVLQKGSLSLTIRELGHMGLPERALQTFCWVQKQPQLFPDDRVLASTVEVLAGTRHLKLPFNLARVASLASGSVIEAMVRGFIRGRNLNLAWKLLMIAKDGNKMLDSSIYAKLILELGKNPDKQMLVLSLLDELGEREDLQLSQQDCTSVMKVCARLGRYNVVESLFNWYKQSGHNPSVVMYTNVIQSRYLERKYREALALVWEMEALNYLFDLPAYRVVIKLFVALNDLPRTVRYFSKLKEAGFSPTYDIYRDVIKIYMVSGRLAKCKEVCKEVEAAGFKLEKQLRVGIIET from the coding sequence ATGTTCATTACTTTATTTGCTCTTCCGAGAAATATCCTGCATTCTCTTTTTGGGGAACACCTGATTTCTGCATTTCTGTATCTAGCAAGGATCCAATTTGAGGGCATAGAGTCCATGATTGTTTCCATTGTGCAATATCCAGCAACAGCAATTCGAATTTCTCTACCCCAGGCATTCAGCCTATCAACATGTGGACGGAAATTTTCTAATGCTAGCAGGATGATGTTCATGGTGCAGTTTGGTACCAGAGTTTACTGCAGGAAACTACCCAAAAATCTTTGCCATCCTCAACAGAGCAAGCTTCCCCCAGATCCTGGGGTCAATATATTCTTGAAAAATAGAGGCACTAGTATTGACCCAACCGCAACAGATTTAGTTGGTACTGAAAGTCTTGATTTAGTTGATGGATGTCTCGATGGTTatgaagaggaagaggaagaagaggaagaggatgatgGAAAAAAGGAAGATAATGTCTGGGAATCGGACGAAATTGATGCAATTTCATCCCTTTTTCAAGGGAGAGTACCTCAAAAACCTGGAAAATTGAGTAGAGTAAGGCCTCTTCCACTATCACTGCCTCACAAGCTTCGACCAGTAGGACTTCCTACATCAAAGAGACGTGTGAGAGTGGCTTCTTCATCAGCATTCTGTTTAGGGGCATCTCTTTCGAAGAAACTTTACAAAAATCCAGATTTTCTTATTGGTCTAGCCCGAGAGATTAGAAGCCTTCCTGAGGAACAAGATGTGTCTAAATTTCTCAACAAATGGGTTCATGTCCTGCAAAAGGGATCCTTGTCATTAACAATTCGGGAATTGGGTCACATGGGTCTTCCTGAGCGAGCTCTGCAGACCTTCTGTTGGGTGCAGAAGCAACCCCAGCTCTTCCCAGATGACAGGGTACTTGCTTCAACTGTTGAGGTTCTGGCAGGGACGCGTCACTTAAAGTTGCCATTCAACCTGGCCAGGGTGGCTAGTTTGGCCAGTGGAAGCGTAATAGAGGCAATGGTGAGGGGCTTCATCAGAGGGAGAAACTTGAATCTTGCTTGGAAGCTTCTAATGATTGCCAAGGATGGTAATAAAATGTTGGACTCCAGCATTTATGCTAAGCTAATATTAGAACTTGGAAAGAACCCAGATAAACAAATGCTTGTACTGTCCTTGCTTGATGAGCTTGGGGAAAGAGAAGATTTGCAATTGAGCCAGCAAGACTGTACGTCTGTGATGAAAGTTTGCGCAAGGCTTGGGAGATATAACGTTGTGGAGAGTCTTTTCAACTGGTATAAACAATCTGGGCACAATCCAAGCGTGGTTATGTACACTAATGTCATTCAGAGTCGCTATCTTGAGAGAAAATATCGGGAGGCACTGGCGTTGGTTTGGGAAATGGAGGCTTTGAACTATCTCTTTGATCTTCCAGCCTATCGTGTGGTTATAAAGCTTTTTGTTGCTCTGAATGATCTGCCTAGGACCGTGAGGTATTTCTCAAAACTTAAGGAAGCAGGTTTCTCTCCAACCTACGACATATACAGGGATGTGATCAAAATTTACATGGTTTCGGGAAGGTTGGCAAAGTGCAAGGAAGTTTGCAAGGAGGTAGAGGCAGCAGGTTTCAAGTTGGAGAAACAGTTAAGAGTTGGAATTATTGAGACTTGA
- the LOC131162215 gene encoding HMG1/2-like protein isoform X1 has product MTWHEIRIPAQSPDFISPAIEFQFPPLIISLFRRVNSSFAFLFVSLRNPNPIPRDRRSCVRRCSGCLIAGLAMKGGKSNSKKGDNKLAVKRKGAATTKAAKKAAKDPNKPKRPPSAFFVFMEEFRKHYKEKHPSNKSVAVVGKAGGDKWKSLTDDEKAPYISKAEKRKADYEKTMKAYNKKQAEAPKAVEEDEDSDKSRSEVNDDEDDEDEEGSGEVCNNPTIFN; this is encoded by the exons ATGACGTGGCATGAAATTCGAATCCCCGCCCAAAGCCCGGACTTCATTTCACCcgcaattgaatttcaatttccCCCACTCATTATCTCCCTCTTTCGGCGCGTCAACTCTTCCTTCGCATTCCTCTTCGTATCtctccgaaaccctaaccctatccCTCGCGATCGAAGGAG CTGTGTTCGTCGTTGTTCCGGCTGCTTAATTGCAGGATTAGCCATGAAGGGAGGTAAATCGAACTCCAAGAAAGGGGACAACAA GCTCGCCGTGAAGAGGAAAGGTGCCGCCACTACTAAAGCGGCGAAGAAGGCCGCGAAGGACCCTAACAAGCCCAAGAGGCCTCCCAGTGCCTTTTTCGTTTTCAT GGAAGAATTTAGGAAGCATTACAAAGAGAAACACCCGAGTAATAAATCAGTTGCGGTT GTGGGCAAAGCTGGCGGTGATAAATGGAAGTCCTTGACTGACGAT GAAAAGGCTCCCTATATATCAAAGGCTGAGAAGCGTAAAGCTGATTACGAGAAAACCATGAAGGCCTACAACAAGAAACAG GCTGAAGCACCGAAGGCTGTGGAGGAAGATGAGGATTCTGACAAGTCTAGGTCAGAGGttaatgatgatgaagatgatgaggatGAGGAGGGAAGTGGAGAGGTTTGTAACAATCCTACGATTTTTAATTAG
- the LOC131162215 gene encoding HMG1/2-like protein isoform X2, whose protein sequence is MTWHEIRIPAQSPDFISPAIEFQFPPLIISLFRRVNSSFAFLFVSLRNPNPIPRDRRSCVRRCSGCLIAGLAMKGGKSNSKKGDNKLAVKRKGAATTKAAKKAAKDPNKPKRPPSAFFVFMEEFRKHYKEKHPSNKSVAVVGKAGGDKWKSLTDDEKAPYISKAEKRKADYEKTMKAYNKKQAEAPKAVEEDEDSDKSRSEVNDDEDDEDEEGSGEEDDDE, encoded by the exons ATGACGTGGCATGAAATTCGAATCCCCGCCCAAAGCCCGGACTTCATTTCACCcgcaattgaatttcaatttccCCCACTCATTATCTCCCTCTTTCGGCGCGTCAACTCTTCCTTCGCATTCCTCTTCGTATCtctccgaaaccctaaccctatccCTCGCGATCGAAGGAG CTGTGTTCGTCGTTGTTCCGGCTGCTTAATTGCAGGATTAGCCATGAAGGGAGGTAAATCGAACTCCAAGAAAGGGGACAACAA GCTCGCCGTGAAGAGGAAAGGTGCCGCCACTACTAAAGCGGCGAAGAAGGCCGCGAAGGACCCTAACAAGCCCAAGAGGCCTCCCAGTGCCTTTTTCGTTTTCAT GGAAGAATTTAGGAAGCATTACAAAGAGAAACACCCGAGTAATAAATCAGTTGCGGTT GTGGGCAAAGCTGGCGGTGATAAATGGAAGTCCTTGACTGACGAT GAAAAGGCTCCCTATATATCAAAGGCTGAGAAGCGTAAAGCTGATTACGAGAAAACCATGAAGGCCTACAACAAGAAACAG GCTGAAGCACCGAAGGCTGTGGAGGAAGATGAGGATTCTGACAAGTCTAGGTCAGAGGttaatgatgatgaagatgatgaggatGAGGAGGGAAGTGGAGAG GAGGATGATGATGAGTAA
- the LOC131162215 gene encoding HMG1/2-like protein isoform X4 has translation MKFESPPKARTSFHPQLNFNFPHSLSPSFGASTLPSHSSSYLSETLTLSLAIEGGLAMKGGKSNSKKGDNKLAVKRKGAATTKAAKKAAKDPNKPKRPPSAFFVFMEEFRKHYKEKHPSNKSVAVVGKAGGDKWKSLTDDEKAPYISKAEKRKADYEKTMKAYNKKQAEAPKAVEEDEDSDKSRSEVNDDEDDEDEEGSGEEDDDE, from the exons ATGAAATTCGAATCCCCGCCCAAAGCCCGGACTTCATTTCACCcgcaattgaatttcaatttccCCCACTCATTATCTCCCTCTTTCGGCGCGTCAACTCTTCCTTCGCATTCCTCTTCGTATCtctccgaaaccctaaccctatccCTCGCGATCGAAGGAG GATTAGCCATGAAGGGAGGTAAATCGAACTCCAAGAAAGGGGACAACAA GCTCGCCGTGAAGAGGAAAGGTGCCGCCACTACTAAAGCGGCGAAGAAGGCCGCGAAGGACCCTAACAAGCCCAAGAGGCCTCCCAGTGCCTTTTTCGTTTTCAT GGAAGAATTTAGGAAGCATTACAAAGAGAAACACCCGAGTAATAAATCAGTTGCGGTT GTGGGCAAAGCTGGCGGTGATAAATGGAAGTCCTTGACTGACGAT GAAAAGGCTCCCTATATATCAAAGGCTGAGAAGCGTAAAGCTGATTACGAGAAAACCATGAAGGCCTACAACAAGAAACAG GCTGAAGCACCGAAGGCTGTGGAGGAAGATGAGGATTCTGACAAGTCTAGGTCAGAGGttaatgatgatgaagatgatgaggatGAGGAGGGAAGTGGAGAG GAGGATGATGATGAGTAA
- the LOC131162215 gene encoding HMG1/2-like protein isoform X3 encodes MKFESPPKARTSFHPQLNFNFPHSLSPSFGASTLPSHSSSYLSETLTLSLAIEGGLAMKGGKSNSKKGDNKLAVKRKGAATTKAAKKAAKDPNKPKRPPSAFFVFMEEFRKHYKEKHPSNKSVAVVGKAGGDKWKSLTDDEKAPYISKAEKRKADYEKTMKAYNKKQAEAPKAVEEDEDSDKSRSEVNDDEDDEDEEGSGEVCNNPTIFN; translated from the exons ATGAAATTCGAATCCCCGCCCAAAGCCCGGACTTCATTTCACCcgcaattgaatttcaatttccCCCACTCATTATCTCCCTCTTTCGGCGCGTCAACTCTTCCTTCGCATTCCTCTTCGTATCtctccgaaaccctaaccctatccCTCGCGATCGAAGGAG GATTAGCCATGAAGGGAGGTAAATCGAACTCCAAGAAAGGGGACAACAA GCTCGCCGTGAAGAGGAAAGGTGCCGCCACTACTAAAGCGGCGAAGAAGGCCGCGAAGGACCCTAACAAGCCCAAGAGGCCTCCCAGTGCCTTTTTCGTTTTCAT GGAAGAATTTAGGAAGCATTACAAAGAGAAACACCCGAGTAATAAATCAGTTGCGGTT GTGGGCAAAGCTGGCGGTGATAAATGGAAGTCCTTGACTGACGAT GAAAAGGCTCCCTATATATCAAAGGCTGAGAAGCGTAAAGCTGATTACGAGAAAACCATGAAGGCCTACAACAAGAAACAG GCTGAAGCACCGAAGGCTGTGGAGGAAGATGAGGATTCTGACAAGTCTAGGTCAGAGGttaatgatgatgaagatgatgaggatGAGGAGGGAAGTGGAGAGGTTTGTAACAATCCTACGATTTTTAATTAG
- the LOC131162216 gene encoding putative 12-oxophytodienoate reductase 11, whose protein sequence is MERTPAPPLHSPHKMGNFHLSHRMVLAPLSRMRSYDSVAQPHAILYYSQRSSAGGLLIGEASVISDTAQGGPNSPGIWTREQVEAWRPIVNAVHEKGGIFFCQLWHAGRVSNYAYQPNGQPPVSCTDKRITVQHHIDGSGGADFSPPRRLSPHEISLVVNDFRVAAKNAMEAGFDGVEIHGANGYLLDQFMKDKVNDRTDEYGGSQENRCRFPLEVIKAVADEIGADKVGIRLSPFADYNDCVDSDPESLALHMAESLNQLGILYCHAIEPRMATQFEESETRFSLLPMRKAFKGTFIVAGGYDRKRGGEAVASGGADLVAFGRLFLANPDLPRRFGVGAVLNKYDRSTFYSSDPVLGYTDYPFLEPDI, encoded by the exons ATGGAGAGAACACCAGCACCGCCCCTTCATTCTCCTCACAAGATGGGAAATTTCCACCTCTCTCACAG GATGGTGTTAGCGCCGTTGTCAAGAATGAGATCTTACGACTCTGTTGCTCAGCCACATGCCATTCTCTATTACTCCCAGAGATCATCAGCGGGTGGACTACTGATTGGGGAAGCTTCTGTAATTTCCGACACTGCCCAAGG AGGCCCAAATAGCCCTGGCATTTGGACAAGAGAGCAAGTGGAAGCATGGAGGCCAATTGTGAATGCTGTTCACGAGAaggggggaattttcttttgccAGCTTTGGCATGCAGGGAGAGTTTCCAACTACG CGTATCAACCAAATGGTCAGCCTCCAGTCTCCTGCACTGACAAGCGAATCACAGTTCAACACCACATTGATGGGTCTGGTGGAGCAGATTTCTCCCCTCCTCGACGGCTCTCTCCCCACGAAATCTCTCTCGTCGTTAATGACTTCAGAGTCGCAGCGAAAAATGCCATGGAAGCAg GCTTCGACGGAGTAGAGATCCACGGGGCGAACGGCTACCTCCTCGATCAATTCATGAAAGACAAAGTCAACGACAGAACAGACGAGTACGGTGGCAGCCAGGAGAACCGGTGCCGATTCCCTCTCGAAGTGATTAAAGCCGTCGCTGACGAGATCGGCGCTGATAAGGTCGGAATCAGACTCTCTCCTTTCGCCGATTACAACGATTGCGTCGACTCGGACCCCGAGTCTCTCGCGCTCCACATGGCCGAGTCGCTGAACCAGCTCGGAATCCTTTACTGTCACGCGATCGAGCCACGAATGGCAACGCAGTTCGAGGAGAGCGAAACGAGGTTTAGTCTGCTGCCGATGAGAAAGGCTTTCAAAGGGACGTTCATCGTCGCCGGCGGATACGACAGGAAGCGCGGGGGCGAAGCGGTCGCGAGCGGTGGCGCCGATCTGGTTGCGTTTGGACGCTTGTTTTTGGCTAACCCGGACCTGCCCAGGAGATTCGGTGTTGGGGCTGTCCTGAATAAGTATGACAGAAGCACGTTTTACTCCTCCGACCCGGTCCTTGGGTACACGGACTACCCATTTCTTGAACCCGACATTTAG